From a region of the Paenibacillus sp. R14(2021) genome:
- a CDS encoding ABC transporter substrate-binding protein, producing MNKFKWLSSVLIATTVVVTAAGCSSNKTENAGNNAGAEEPAKVNNTAAANEPAAAEPAAPAENPYDLKGASIKIGVWYDDADPRTVKEKGPAEEAQIKLIEAAEKKYNAKIEFVKFGDYGKYVENFTTTSLSGTPFADIVRLELFWSFPQLVNKEFIQPVDDYLDLSDPKYIGWMKTGGSYKGKQYGMTDSSPSPYGMFYNKTLVQKLGLPDPYELQQKGEWTWEKFREFAKAGTKDTNGDGKTDVFGVAGAYGKTKAFAEQLVYTNKGALDKDENGEIKFSLTSENATQALQFVSDLYNTDKSIMQPVPEDASKEFIAGKGVIYAGFSWELGGLIDSMKDQQLGYVFFPKGPKADKYVSYTPFGNMYMVSKYSKNAEVAVKILDEISLHDEGRKLSEQSWETAYPSKESLDTRKQMADNIEYISYYGIPDGEKLFEGVVKDITSGKVSPATAVDKVKPQFEANINKLLQDSK from the coding sequence ATGAACAAGTTCAAATGGCTCTCTTCGGTTCTTATCGCAACGACCGTGGTGGTTACGGCAGCAGGCTGTTCCAGCAATAAGACGGAAAACGCAGGCAATAACGCGGGCGCGGAAGAACCGGCCAAAGTGAATAACACGGCTGCCGCCAACGAGCCTGCCGCAGCAGAACCCGCTGCACCTGCAGAAAATCCCTACGACCTCAAAGGCGCTTCCATCAAGATCGGTGTCTGGTACGACGATGCGGACCCAAGAACAGTCAAAGAGAAAGGCCCTGCGGAAGAAGCGCAAATCAAGCTGATCGAAGCAGCGGAGAAGAAATATAACGCCAAAATCGAATTCGTGAAATTCGGCGACTACGGGAAATACGTGGAGAACTTCACGACGACGTCGCTTTCCGGAACGCCGTTCGCGGATATCGTTCGCCTCGAGCTCTTCTGGTCGTTCCCGCAGCTCGTCAATAAGGAGTTCATTCAACCTGTCGACGATTACCTGGACTTGTCCGATCCCAAATACATCGGCTGGATGAAAACCGGCGGCAGCTACAAGGGCAAGCAGTACGGCATGACGGATTCTTCGCCTTCCCCGTACGGCATGTTCTATAACAAGACGCTGGTGCAGAAGCTGGGTCTGCCGGATCCGTACGAGCTGCAGCAAAAAGGCGAATGGACATGGGAGAAATTCCGCGAGTTCGCCAAAGCAGGAACCAAAGACACGAACGGCGACGGAAAAACCGATGTATTCGGCGTTGCCGGCGCATACGGCAAAACGAAAGCCTTTGCCGAGCAGCTGGTGTATACGAACAAAGGCGCCTTGGATAAAGACGAGAACGGCGAGATCAAGTTCTCCTTGACGAGCGAGAACGCCACGCAAGCGCTGCAATTCGTATCGGATCTGTACAATACGGACAAATCGATCATGCAGCCTGTTCCGGAGGACGCGAGCAAAGAGTTCATCGCGGGCAAAGGCGTAATTTACGCCGGCTTCAGCTGGGAGCTTGGCGGTCTGATCGACAGCATGAAGGATCAGCAGCTTGGCTACGTGTTCTTCCCGAAAGGCCCGAAAGCCGATAAATACGTATCCTACACGCCATTCGGCAACATGTACATGGTGTCGAAGTATTCGAAGAATGCCGAAGTTGCCGTTAAAATCCTGGATGAAATCAGTCTGCACGACGAAGGCCGCAAATTGTCCGAGCAATCGTGGGAAACGGCTTACCCGAGCAAGGAGTCACTCGATACGCGCAAACAAATGGCCGACAATATTGAGTATATCTCTTACTACGGCATACCGGACGGCGAGAAGCTGTTCGAAGGCGTCGTGAAGGATATTACGTCAGGCAAAGTATCCCCGGCAACGGCAGTAGACAAAGTAAAACCGCAGTTCGAAGCCAATATCAACAAGCTGCTGCAGGACAGCAAATAA
- a CDS encoding substrate-binding domain-containing protein, which translates to MSAENKPLYVVIMEGLKEKISSGEYSPDQQLPTEVELAEQSGVSRITSKRALIELEREGLIYRIRGSGSYVKKQEGFPAEGPGPAAGLVNSNRIISMILPYMATSEVDSIKGASDYLDSKGYYLSIHDSNWSKDKEKDLLLRVPKNGPSGIILYPISTISNVDLIHAIHWNDYPIVTIDQYFDSLPITSVVSDNFEGGYMTANKLVELGHERIAFVSSISIEFRSSVRDRYQGYCKALKDHKIPIDPTIVLTDFYRDVKPANAKDFYRAMIAQLIQAGVTAIQTEHDHLAVDLLKNALEMGLRVPEQLSIVGFDDHMIARHVEVPLTTISQNYNEIGRMAAELIVRQIERTDTAHHHVKVPVGWVERDSTAAPSDILSIQGQIG; encoded by the coding sequence ATGTCAGCCGAGAATAAGCCCTTGTACGTGGTGATCATGGAGGGACTTAAGGAGAAGATCAGCTCCGGCGAATATTCGCCCGACCAGCAGCTGCCGACGGAAGTCGAGTTGGCGGAGCAGTCCGGCGTCAGCCGCATCACGTCGAAACGGGCGTTGATCGAGCTGGAACGGGAAGGCTTGATCTATCGGATTAGAGGAAGCGGCAGCTACGTGAAGAAACAAGAGGGCTTTCCTGCGGAAGGTCCGGGACCGGCAGCGGGTCTGGTTAATTCGAATCGCATTATCTCCATGATCCTGCCTTATATGGCGACCAGCGAAGTAGACTCCATTAAAGGGGCTTCCGATTATCTCGATTCCAAGGGCTACTATTTAAGCATTCATGACAGCAATTGGAGCAAGGACAAGGAGAAGGATCTGCTGCTTAGAGTGCCGAAGAACGGCCCGAGCGGGATTATTTTGTATCCTATCAGCACGATCAGCAACGTTGACTTGATCCATGCGATCCATTGGAATGACTACCCGATCGTGACGATCGATCAATATTTCGATAGCTTGCCGATTACGAGCGTCGTTTCGGACAATTTCGAGGGCGGCTATATGACCGCGAACAAGCTGGTCGAGCTCGGCCATGAACGAATTGCTTTCGTATCCAGCATCAGTATTGAATTCCGCAGCTCTGTTCGAGACCGTTATCAAGGCTACTGCAAGGCGCTGAAGGATCACAAGATCCCGATCGATCCGACGATTGTGCTGACCGACTTCTATCGCGACGTCAAGCCCGCGAATGCGAAGGACTTCTATAGAGCCATGATCGCGCAGCTCATTCAGGCCGGCGTGACGGCTATACAGACCGAGCATGATCATCTTGCCGTCGATCTGCTTAAGAATGCGCTGGAAATGGGTCTTCGCGTACCGGAGCAGCTGTCGATCGTAGGCTTCGACGATCATATGATTGCCCGGCATGTTGAAGTGCCGCTTACGACGATTTCGCAGAACTACAACGAAATCGGCCGCATGGCTGCGGAATTGATCGTCCGTCAGATCGAACGGACAGATACCGCGCATCATCATGTGAAGGTGCCTGTCGGCTGGGTGGAACGCGACTCAACGGCTGCGCCGTCCGATATTTTGTCCATACAGGGACAGATCGGATAG